From the genome of Bacillus kexueae:
GCAACAATGCATGTCAACACTAAATTGCACATTTTTTATTATTTTAGAAAAGCGGATTTAGTAAAAGTATAAATCCGCTTTCCTTGTATGTTTTATCGTAATACTTCTTTGTTTCCCATATATGGACGTAACACTTCTGGAATGATGACACTACCGTCTTCCTGTTGATAGTTCTCTAAAATAGCCGCTACTGTACGTCCAATCGCTAAACCAGATCCATTTAATGTATGAACTGGCTCTGGCTTTCCTTTAGCGTCACGACGGAATCGGATATTTGCACGACGTGCTTGGAAAGCCTCAAAATTACTACAAGAAGATATTTCACGATACGTATCGTAACTTGGTAACCACACTTCAATATCGTATTTTTTCGCAGCTGTAAATCCTAAATCAGCTGTACACATACTTAAAACTCGGTAAGGTAGTCCTAATAGTTGTAATACCTTCTCAGCATGCCCAGTTAGTTTTTCAAGTTCTTCATAAGAATCCTCAGGTTTAACAAATTTCACAAGCTCTACTTTGTTAAATTGATGCTGACGGATGAGCCCTCTCGTATCACGACCAGCAGAACCCGCCTCAGAACGGAAGCATGCGCTATAGGCAACGTAGTTGATTGGTAACTGGTCTGATTGTAAAATTTCATCACGATGAAGATTGGTTACTGGAACCTCCGCAGTTGGAATTAAGAAGTAGTCTTCTCCTTGAATTTTGAATGCATCTTCTTCAAACTTCGGTAACTGACCAGTACCTGTCATACTCGTACGATTCACAATGTATGGAGGCATTACTTCTTCATATCCATGTTCTTCAATATGCAGATCTAACATGAAGTTAATTAAAGCACGTTCTAATCTTGCTCCAATTCCTTTATAAAATACAAAACGACTTCCTGTTACTTTTCCTGCACGTTCAAAATCTAAAATTCCTAATTCATCTGCAATTTCCCAATGAGGTTTTGGTTCAAAAGTAAACGCTGGAGTCTCTCCCCACGTTCTAATCTCTACATTATCGTCCTCAGATTCACCAACTGGAACGCTCTCATGTGGAATATTTGGAATGGATAATAAAATCACTTCTAATTCAGCTTCTACTTCACGAAGCTCTTCATCAAGTGCTTTAATTTTCTCGCCCACTTGACGCATTTCCAAAATTAAATGATCCGCATCTTGTTTCTCACGTTTTAACTTGGCGATCTCAGCTGATACATCATTTCGTTTACTTTTTAACTCTTCAGCTTTTGCAATTAGTTCACGGCGTTTTAAATCAAGCTCTTCAAACTTGTCAAAATCAGTTAAGTCTTCACCGCGATGCGCTAACTTTTCTTTTACTTCAGCAAAGTTTGCACGTAAATGTTTAATATCTAACATTTTTTGACTCCTCCTAAATATTATTGAGATCTTCAGCCATAAAAAAAGCCCTCGTCCCTTAAAAATAGGGACGAGAGCTTTCCCGCGTTGCCACCCTGATAGAAAACAAACGTTTTCCACTCAATTAAAAGTAACGGTTTTCCCGTAAATGCCTACTAACAACACCTGCTTTCAACATCTCGCTCAAGGATGGATTCACAAAGCTCTTTGACTGATTCACACCAACCACCAGCTCTCTTAACAAAGAACACTTTGTTACTATTTCCTCTCAACGCTTTAGCCGATCTTCACTTTTCTTATCGTTAATGTACTACAAGTTTAACAACTTTTCAATCGTTTTATACACGAACTTCCTTTGATTCTTTCACCATATTTAAGAAGTACTGCGTAAAACGATGGTCATCTGTTAACTCCGGATGGAAAGAGCATCCTAACACATGTCCTTGCCGCGCTGCGACAATTCGCTCATGATGCTTCGCTAACACTTCTACCTCTTCGCCTGCTTCAACAATATGTGGAGCGCGAATAAAGACCCCGACAAAATCATCGCCAACACCTTCAATGCTTAATTCCGCTTCAAAGCTCTCACGTTGACGTCCAAATGAATTTCGCTCAACAGTTACATCCAACACACCAATATGGGGTTCATCATAACCTACAATTCGTTTCGCAAGTAAAATAAGACCCGCACAA
Proteins encoded in this window:
- the pdxT gene encoding pyridoxal 5'-phosphate synthase glutaminase subunit PdxT is translated as MKIGVLGLQGAVREHIRSVEACGAEGIVVKTPAQLEECDGLILPGGESTTMRRLIDKYGFMEPLKQYVASEKPIFGTCAGLILLAKRIVGYDEPHIGVLDVTVERNSFGRQRESFEAELSIEGVGDDFVGVFIRAPHIVEAGEEVEVLAKHHERIVAARQGHVLGCSFHPELTDDHRFTQYFLNMVKESKEVRV
- the serS gene encoding serine--tRNA ligase — encoded protein: MLDIKHLRANFAEVKEKLAHRGEDLTDFDKFEELDLKRRELIAKAEELKSKRNDVSAEIAKLKREKQDADHLILEMRQVGEKIKALDEELREVEAELEVILLSIPNIPHESVPVGESEDDNVEIRTWGETPAFTFEPKPHWEIADELGILDFERAGKVTGSRFVFYKGIGARLERALINFMLDLHIEEHGYEEVMPPYIVNRTSMTGTGQLPKFEEDAFKIQGEDYFLIPTAEVPVTNLHRDEILQSDQLPINYVAYSACFRSEAGSAGRDTRGLIRQHQFNKVELVKFVKPEDSYEELEKLTGHAEKVLQLLGLPYRVLSMCTADLGFTAAKKYDIEVWLPSYDTYREISSCSNFEAFQARRANIRFRRDAKGKPEPVHTLNGSGLAIGRTVAAILENYQQEDGSVIIPEVLRPYMGNKEVLR